The following coding sequences are from one Microbacterium sp. SORGH_AS_0969 window:
- the panC gene encoding pantoate--beta-alanine ligase, whose protein sequence is MIRTLDDLRARLSDVRSADPSGRAARVALVSTLGALHEGHVDLIREARRHADLVVVSTFVNPLRFRTAEETAAYPRSPEADADLLADLGVDLVFAPTAAEFLPAGTATTRVAAGDLGFRYEGRSRPFYFDGVLTVEAKLFHLVRPDVAVYGERDLQRVFLVQRMIRDLDFSIETVVVPTVRAEDGLPISSRVALLEDADRRAAAKLPRALEAAASNADLGVDACIAAAQSSLMGEQRIALEYLTVVDPATFLPVEEGHCGRALALIAATVGGHRFIDNAEISLR, encoded by the coding sequence ATGATCCGCACCCTCGACGATCTGCGCGCCCGCCTGTCGGATGTGCGCAGCGCCGACCCCTCGGGACGCGCCGCGCGCGTCGCTCTCGTCTCGACGCTCGGCGCTCTGCACGAGGGGCACGTCGACCTGATCCGAGAGGCCCGTCGGCACGCGGACCTGGTGGTCGTGTCGACCTTCGTCAACCCGCTGCGGTTCCGAACCGCCGAGGAGACGGCCGCCTATCCGCGCTCGCCGGAGGCGGATGCCGACCTTCTCGCCGACCTGGGCGTCGACCTCGTCTTCGCGCCGACGGCGGCCGAGTTCCTGCCCGCGGGAACGGCCACCACGCGCGTCGCCGCCGGCGACCTCGGGTTCCGGTACGAGGGACGATCGCGACCGTTCTATTTCGACGGGGTGCTCACGGTCGAGGCGAAGCTCTTCCACCTCGTGCGTCCGGACGTGGCGGTCTACGGGGAGCGCGACCTGCAGCGGGTGTTCCTCGTTCAACGGATGATCCGCGATCTCGACTTCTCGATCGAGACGGTCGTCGTGCCCACCGTCCGCGCCGAAGACGGCCTGCCGATCTCGAGCCGTGTCGCCCTTCTCGAGGATGCCGATCGTCGCGCGGCGGCCAAGCTTCCTCGTGCGCTCGAAGCGGCAGCGTCGAACGCCGACCTGGGCGTGGACGCGTGCATCGCGGCGGCGCAGTCGTCGCTGATGGGCGAGCAGCGCATCGCCCTGGAGTACCTCACCGTCGTCGACCCGGCGACGTTCCTCCCTGTCGAGGAGGGACACTGCGGTCGGGCGCTGGCGCTGATCGCCGCCACCGTCGGCGGTCACCGCTTCATCGACAACGCCGAGATCTCGCTGCGCTGA
- a CDS encoding DUF2520 domain-containing protein, giving the protein MSDMRDGRLGVGIIGAGRVGPVIGAALAGAGHALTGITSGSDDDRVDAILPGLPVLAPEEVVRRSELVVVAVPHDQLEGLVAGLADLGAWQPGQLVLHTDPAYGTGVLGPAVKCGAIPLAIHPAITFTGVSSHDLHQLAQAYAAVTAPAPVLPIAQALAVELGCEPVVVAEADRPTYAEAIATATEFSRSIVQQSAALLSSVGVENTGGYLSALVRSSVDQALAEGTRAGGDGLGPDATIDG; this is encoded by the coding sequence ATGAGCGATATGCGTGACGGGCGACTGGGCGTCGGGATCATCGGAGCAGGACGCGTCGGTCCGGTGATCGGTGCGGCCCTGGCCGGGGCGGGGCACGCCCTCACGGGGATCACGTCGGGGTCCGACGACGACCGCGTGGATGCGATCCTGCCGGGACTACCGGTGCTGGCACCGGAGGAGGTCGTGCGACGCAGCGAGCTCGTCGTGGTGGCCGTGCCGCATGACCAGCTCGAGGGTCTCGTCGCGGGCCTCGCCGACCTCGGCGCCTGGCAACCGGGGCAGCTCGTGCTGCACACCGACCCGGCGTACGGCACCGGAGTCCTCGGACCTGCGGTGAAGTGCGGGGCCATCCCGCTCGCGATCCACCCCGCGATCACCTTCACGGGGGTCTCATCGCACGACCTGCACCAGCTCGCCCAGGCGTACGCGGCCGTGACGGCTCCGGCCCCCGTACTGCCGATCGCGCAGGCCCTCGCCGTCGAGCTCGGCTGCGAGCCCGTCGTCGTCGCCGAAGCGGACCGCCCGACGTATGCCGAGGCGATCGCGACGGCGACCGAGTTCTCGCGTTCGATCGTGCAGCAGTCCGCGGCGCTGCTGTCGAGCGTCGGGGTGGAGAACACCGGCGGATACCTCTCGGCTCTCGTGCGCTCGAGCGTCGACCAGGCGCTCGCCGAGGGCACTCGAGCCGGCGGGGACGGGCTGGGTCCGGACGCTACGATCGACGGATGA
- a CDS encoding PH domain-containing protein: MSDGEWHRLHPLTPLLRGGLFLLVMIGVLVANLRERLFELFLPMFTDLPPGVMPPDPVDFLFANNLLLIATGVVVVVLLILLGAFRLSWRFHTLRIGDDVEVRSGVLFRTHRRAPLDRVQGVNLTRPMVARLLGLAKLEVVGAGLDANVKLEYLSARDADALRSDILRLASGRRLAEAVPDAGPSTGPNAVAGGSFARATAAAVGSGIHGLVEGEDFSDAEPESIVRIPLGRLVASRVLSGSMFWLLGLVAAIVVAASISTVWLLFTVVPTFLAYGAYYVRSIARGLRYSIAPTADGVRVTFGLFTTISEVVPPGRVHAIEVRQPLLWRPFGWWSVSINRLSGRSSTDSSTDQLAAVLPVGTRDDVERVLRILAPALPVDGWSRVIQDGMLGPAEDDPYVTTPRRARLLRPLSWRRNGALLTSDALFLRRGWIWRSLSVFPLARLQSIGLHQGPLARATRTGRLAAHVIAGTVQTSVGALDRDAAVTLMEDTARATVAAAAEDRTHRWAG, encoded by the coding sequence ATGAGCGACGGCGAGTGGCACCGCCTGCACCCGTTGACCCCGCTCCTGCGCGGAGGGCTTTTCCTGCTCGTGATGATCGGCGTCCTCGTCGCCAACCTGCGCGAGCGTCTGTTCGAGCTCTTCCTTCCGATGTTCACCGACCTTCCGCCGGGGGTGATGCCGCCGGACCCCGTCGACTTCCTCTTCGCGAACAACCTCCTGCTCATCGCCACGGGTGTCGTCGTGGTGGTGCTGCTGATCCTCCTGGGCGCCTTCCGCCTGTCGTGGCGGTTCCACACGCTGCGCATCGGCGACGACGTGGAAGTGCGCTCCGGCGTCCTCTTCCGCACCCACCGACGCGCGCCCCTCGACCGGGTGCAGGGCGTGAACCTCACCCGCCCGATGGTCGCGCGGCTCCTCGGGCTCGCGAAGCTCGAAGTGGTGGGCGCCGGGCTGGATGCCAACGTCAAGCTCGAGTACCTGTCGGCGAGGGACGCCGACGCCCTGCGCAGCGACATCCTGCGGCTCGCCTCGGGGCGTCGCCTCGCAGAGGCCGTGCCGGACGCCGGTCCGAGCACCGGACCGAACGCCGTCGCCGGGGGATCGTTCGCGCGGGCGACGGCTGCGGCCGTGGGTTCCGGCATCCATGGACTCGTCGAGGGAGAGGACTTCTCGGATGCCGAGCCCGAGAGCATCGTGCGGATCCCGCTCGGGCGGCTCGTGGCCTCTCGGGTGCTGAGCGGGTCGATGTTCTGGCTGCTCGGCCTCGTCGCGGCGATCGTCGTCGCGGCCTCGATCTCGACGGTGTGGCTGTTGTTCACGGTCGTCCCCACCTTCCTCGCCTATGGGGCGTACTACGTGCGGTCCATCGCACGCGGGCTGCGGTACTCGATCGCACCCACCGCGGACGGCGTGCGGGTGACATTCGGGCTCTTCACGACGATCAGCGAGGTCGTGCCCCCCGGACGCGTGCACGCGATCGAGGTGCGCCAACCGCTGCTGTGGCGGCCGTTCGGATGGTGGTCGGTCTCGATCAACCGCCTGTCGGGTCGCTCCTCCACCGATTCGTCTACAGACCAACTCGCTGCCGTCCTGCCGGTGGGCACGAGGGACGACGTCGAGCGTGTGCTGCGGATCCTTGCGCCCGCCCTTCCCGTCGACGGCTGGTCTCGGGTCATCCAGGACGGCATGCTGGGTCCCGCCGAGGACGACCCCTACGTCACGACCCCGCGCCGTGCCCGCCTCCTCCGCCCGCTGTCGTGGCGACGGAACGGCGCGCTGTTGACGTCTGACGCCTTGTTCCTCCGGCGCGGGTGGATCTGGCGATCGCTGTCGGTGTTCCCGCTGGCCCGACTGCAGTCGATCGGACTGCACCAGGGGCCCCTGGCGCGGGCGACACGCACCGGGCGGTTGGCGGCGCACGTGATCGCCGGGACGGTGCAGACCTCGGTGGGCGCGCTCGACCGCGACGCAGCCGTGACGTTGATGGAGGACACCGCCCGCGCGACCGTGGCCGCCGCGGCGGAGGACAGGACTCACAGGTGGGCAGGATGA
- a CDS encoding PH domain-containing protein has product MLEPRGVGRLPLGDGTWHQLARAYVRVQLISQGAFLVVVLAAAFALQFFLHVPWPWIPAGILSVITIVGLVITPRQARSFGYQLRRDDLVFRRGILWQRVVAVPYGRMQLVDITHGPLDRGFGIAQLKLVTAAASTGVTIPGLTQAAAEQLRDTLIAVAETRRTGL; this is encoded by the coding sequence ATCCTCGAGCCGCGCGGCGTCGGGCGTCTTCCGCTCGGCGACGGCACGTGGCACCAGTTGGCTCGCGCGTACGTGCGGGTGCAGCTCATCTCGCAGGGCGCGTTCCTCGTGGTCGTCCTCGCGGCCGCGTTCGCGCTGCAGTTCTTCCTGCACGTGCCCTGGCCGTGGATCCCCGCGGGGATCCTGTCGGTGATCACGATCGTCGGCCTCGTCATCACCCCGCGGCAGGCGCGATCGTTCGGCTATCAACTGCGGCGCGATGACCTCGTCTTCCGCCGGGGCATCCTCTGGCAGCGCGTCGTGGCGGTGCCCTACGGCCGGATGCAGCTCGTCGACATCACTCACGGACCCCTCGACCGAGGCTTCGGCATCGCGCAGCTCAAGCTCGTCACCGCTGCCGCCTCGACCGGCGTCACCATTCCCGGACTGACCCAGGCCGCTGCCGAGCAGCTGCGCGACACGCTCATCGCCGTCGCCGAGACACGTCGGACCGGCCTGTGA
- a CDS encoding DUF3180 family protein, translating into MKRTGAGILVIAAVIGAVCGFILDTVLAAMGRPTFSPAASLPTILVLLGAVIVALAVPIARATRGRVSRRIDPFRALRVAMLAKASSLVGAAATGFGGGLLAFLLTRPVTPSVGSMGSIIATVVCGVVLVVAGLVAEQLCTIRKDDDDEQPGLPGADAAPR; encoded by the coding sequence ATGAAGCGCACCGGCGCAGGCATCCTCGTCATCGCCGCGGTGATCGGCGCGGTGTGCGGGTTCATCCTCGACACCGTCCTCGCCGCGATGGGGCGACCGACGTTCTCTCCCGCCGCGAGCCTGCCCACGATCCTCGTCCTCCTGGGGGCGGTGATCGTCGCTCTGGCGGTGCCGATCGCCCGCGCGACCCGGGGTCGCGTCTCACGACGGATCGACCCGTTCCGCGCGTTGCGCGTCGCCATGCTGGCGAAGGCCTCGTCTCTCGTGGGTGCGGCGGCGACGGGCTTCGGAGGGGGTCTGTTGGCGTTCCTCCTCACCCGCCCGGTGACTCCGTCGGTAGGCTCGATGGGATCGATCATCGCGACGGTCGTGTGCGGAGTCGTCCTCGTCGTCGCGGGTCTCGTGGCCGAGCAGCTCTGCACCATCCGGAAGGACGACGATGACGAACAGCCCGGACTTCCCGGAGCGGACGCCGCTCCCCGCTGA
- the folK gene encoding 2-amino-4-hydroxy-6-hydroxymethyldihydropteridine diphosphokinase, which translates to MSVRLAHGIGDAPRDAPVEAVVALGANLGDRAETLHAAIAALRALPLTTAVRVSAPLETVAVTLQGEDEDAPRYLNAVALVTTRLAPRPLLRELHRIEAEHGRVRRERWGDRTLDLDLIAYADERIDDDDLTVPHPRAHERAFVLEPWVEVDPNAVIPGRGRVRDLLDGLRGGAR; encoded by the coding sequence ATGAGCGTGCGCTTGGCACACGGCATCGGTGACGCCCCGAGAGACGCCCCCGTGGAAGCGGTCGTCGCCCTCGGTGCGAATCTCGGTGACCGTGCCGAGACCCTGCACGCGGCCATCGCGGCGCTGCGTGCGCTGCCGCTCACGACCGCTGTGCGCGTGTCGGCACCGCTCGAGACGGTGGCGGTCACGTTGCAGGGAGAGGACGAGGACGCGCCCCGTTACCTCAACGCGGTCGCCCTCGTGACCACCCGGCTCGCGCCGCGCCCGCTACTGCGCGAGCTGCACCGCATCGAGGCCGAGCACGGACGCGTCCGTCGTGAGCGCTGGGGAGACCGGACCCTCGATCTCGACCTCATCGCCTACGCCGACGAACGCATCGACGACGACGACCTCACCGTGCCGCACCCGCGTGCCCACGAGCGCGCGTTCGTGCTCGAGCCGTGGGTGGAGGTGGATCCGAATGCCGTGATCCCGGGGCGCGGGCGCGTTCGGGATCTGTTGGACGGCCTCCGGGGAGGAGCACGATGA
- the folB gene encoding dihydroneopterin aldolase — protein sequence MDAVDEITLTGVRAFGYHGVYADEKRDGQEFVVDVRLRLPLHIAAATDDVRDTVHYGELAERIVEIVEGEPADLLETLAQRIADDVLVDPRVEEVTVTVHKPAAPITVPFGDVAVTIRRGRE from the coding sequence ATGGATGCCGTCGACGAGATCACCCTCACGGGGGTGCGCGCCTTCGGTTATCACGGGGTGTACGCCGACGAGAAGCGCGACGGGCAGGAGTTCGTCGTGGACGTGCGGTTGCGTCTGCCTCTGCACATCGCGGCGGCGACCGACGACGTGCGCGACACCGTGCACTACGGGGAGCTCGCGGAACGCATCGTCGAGATCGTCGAGGGCGAGCCCGCCGACCTGCTCGAGACACTCGCGCAGCGCATCGCCGACGACGTCCTCGTCGACCCGCGCGTGGAGGAGGTGACGGTCACGGTGCACAAGCCGGCCGCCCCCATCACCGTGCCGTTCGGTGATGTCGCCGTGACCATTCGGCGCGGTCGCGAATGA
- the folP gene encoding dihydropteroate synthase, which yields MTLIMAIVNVTPDSFSDGGRYLDPDVAIAHARSLRAQGADLLDIGGESTRPGAERVAPRVEQQRVLPVVEALASEGAVVSIDTMNASTARAAVEAGARIVNDVSGGLADPDMLDAVAETDAEIALGHWRGPSTDMYARADYVDVGREVADELAERVAAARAAGIAPDRIVVDPGIGFGKRGIQNWDVLRAIPTIAALGSRVLIGTSRKRFLAEVLGDDADLARRDLATAVTSALAARSGAWAVRVHDVPTTRDALAVARAWEA from the coding sequence GTGACCCTCATCATGGCGATCGTGAACGTCACCCCCGACTCGTTCAGCGACGGCGGCCGTTATCTCGATCCCGACGTGGCGATCGCGCACGCGCGTTCCCTGCGCGCGCAGGGGGCGGACCTCCTCGACATCGGCGGCGAGTCGACGCGGCCCGGCGCAGAGCGGGTCGCCCCGCGCGTCGAGCAGCAGCGCGTGCTGCCGGTCGTCGAGGCGCTGGCATCCGAGGGTGCCGTCGTGAGCATCGACACGATGAACGCCTCGACCGCTCGGGCGGCGGTCGAGGCCGGCGCGCGGATCGTGAACGACGTGTCGGGCGGCCTCGCCGACCCCGACATGCTCGACGCCGTCGCCGAGACCGACGCCGAGATCGCGCTCGGTCACTGGCGTGGCCCCTCCACCGACATGTACGCCCGGGCCGACTACGTCGACGTCGGACGGGAGGTGGCCGACGAGCTGGCCGAACGCGTGGCGGCGGCCCGCGCCGCGGGAATCGCGCCGGATCGCATCGTCGTCGACCCGGGCATCGGCTTCGGCAAACGTGGCATCCAGAACTGGGACGTGCTGCGCGCGATCCCCACGATCGCCGCGCTCGGTTCGCGCGTGCTGATCGGGACGAGCCGCAAGCGGTTCCTCGCCGAGGTGCTCGGCGACGACGCCGATCTCGCCCGCCGCGACCTCGCCACGGCTGTCACGAGTGCCCTCGCCGCGCGCTCCGGGGCGTGGGCCGTCCGCGTGCACGATGTTCCGACCACTCGCGACGCGCTCGCCGTCGCCCGCGCCTGGGAGGCCTGA
- the folE gene encoding GTP cyclohydrolase I, with the protein MAVDRERVAALVRELLEAIGEDPDRPGLRQTPTRVAESWSEFFGGVDQDAGAPLAHTISVTRGPAPDTLPSGAVMLRDISFRSMCEHHLLPFRGRAHVAYLPGEEVVGLGALPRVIDILSSRPQVQERLGEQVADTVASALDARGVLVVLDAVHECVTMRGGRQLDASTVTIAARGMYTDPVARAELVALIGTRA; encoded by the coding sequence GTGGCCGTCGACCGGGAGCGCGTCGCCGCGCTCGTACGCGAGTTGCTCGAGGCGATCGGAGAAGACCCCGACCGCCCCGGGCTCCGGCAGACGCCGACCCGCGTCGCCGAGTCGTGGAGCGAGTTCTTCGGCGGAGTGGATCAGGATGCCGGTGCACCCCTCGCGCACACCATTTCGGTGACACGCGGGCCGGCGCCGGACACCCTCCCGTCCGGTGCCGTGATGCTGCGGGACATCTCGTTTCGCTCGATGTGCGAGCACCACCTCCTGCCGTTCCGCGGGCGCGCGCACGTCGCCTACCTTCCGGGTGAAGAAGTCGTGGGGCTCGGCGCCCTGCCCCGGGTCATCGACATCCTGTCGTCGCGTCCGCAGGTGCAGGAACGCCTCGGCGAGCAGGTGGCCGACACCGTGGCATCCGCCCTCGATGCGCGTGGGGTGCTCGTCGTGCTCGACGCCGTTCACGAGTGCGTCACCATGCGCGGCGGACGGCAGCTGGACGCCTCGACCGTCACGATCGCCGCGCGCGGCATGTACACCGACCCCGTCGCCCGCGCCGAGCTCGTCGCCCTGATCGGAACGCGCGCGTGA
- the ftsH gene encoding ATP-dependent zinc metalloprotease FtsH has translation MDFKKITRNPIIYVLLVGLLLVIGFSLISNLSGARQISTKEGLDLLKGGTVTQVVTNDPDQRVDLTLSQPFEGANDVQFYYSQARANEVASAIDSAAPADGFNDIVPKPSWFDSILGLMIPLVLLGLLFWWLLSSAQGGGSKVMQFGKSRAKLVTKETPTVTFQDVAGSDEAIEELDEIKEFLKDPKKFEEVGARIPKGVLLYGPPGTGKTLLARAVAGEAGVPFYSISGSDFVEMFVGVGASRVRDLFNQAKESSPAIIFIDEIDAVGRHRGAGMGGGHDEREQTLNQMLVEMDGFDPKVNVIVIAATNRPDILDPALLRPGRFDRQIGVDAPDLKGRQRILEVHGRGKPLSDSVDLEVVARKTPGFTGADLANVLNEAALLTARSNAQLIDNRALDEAIDRVIAGPQRRTRVMKDKEKLITAYHEGGHALAAAAMNHTDPVTKVTILPRGKALGYTMVLPLDDKYSVTRNELQDQLTYAMGGRVAEEIVFHDPTTGASNDIEKATSIARKMVTEYGMTNEVGPVKLGSSSGEVFMGRDMGHGRDFSERIAERVDAQVRALIEQAHNEAYQVINDNRDVLDRLALELLEKETLDHIELAEIFKDVKRLPPRPQWLSSGDRPVSTLPPVDVPRRPAPAGVAASVESESQTATQAQRRPSGQTRPATA, from the coding sequence ATGGATTTCAAGAAGATCACGCGCAACCCGATCATCTACGTTCTGCTGGTCGGCCTGCTTCTGGTCATCGGTTTCTCGCTCATCTCGAACCTGAGCGGCGCTCGACAGATCTCCACCAAAGAGGGTCTCGACCTGCTCAAGGGCGGGACGGTCACCCAGGTGGTGACCAACGACCCCGACCAGCGCGTCGACCTCACGCTGTCGCAGCCGTTCGAGGGTGCGAACGACGTGCAGTTCTACTACAGCCAGGCCCGTGCGAACGAGGTGGCGAGCGCGATCGACAGCGCCGCGCCGGCTGACGGCTTCAACGACATCGTCCCCAAGCCCAGCTGGTTCGACAGCATCCTCGGCCTGATGATCCCCCTCGTGCTGCTCGGCCTGCTCTTCTGGTGGCTGCTCTCGAGCGCCCAGGGCGGCGGCAGCAAGGTCATGCAGTTCGGCAAGTCGCGCGCGAAGCTCGTCACGAAAGAGACGCCGACCGTCACCTTCCAGGACGTCGCCGGATCCGACGAGGCGATCGAAGAGCTCGACGAGATCAAGGAGTTCCTCAAGGATCCGAAGAAGTTCGAAGAGGTCGGTGCCCGCATCCCGAAGGGCGTGCTGCTGTACGGCCCTCCCGGAACCGGTAAGACCCTCCTGGCCCGCGCCGTCGCCGGCGAGGCCGGCGTGCCGTTCTACTCGATCTCGGGTTCCGACTTCGTCGAGATGTTCGTCGGCGTCGGCGCGAGCCGCGTGCGCGACCTGTTCAACCAGGCCAAAGAGAGCTCGCCGGCGATCATCTTCATCGACGAGATCGACGCTGTCGGTCGTCACCGCGGCGCCGGTATGGGAGGCGGTCACGACGAGCGCGAGCAGACGCTGAACCAGATGCTCGTCGAGATGGACGGCTTCGACCCGAAGGTCAACGTCATCGTCATCGCGGCGACCAACCGTCCCGACATCCTCGACCCGGCCCTGCTGCGCCCCGGCCGCTTCGACCGTCAGATCGGCGTCGACGCCCCCGATCTGAAGGGCCGCCAGCGCATCCTCGAGGTGCACGGTCGCGGCAAGCCCCTCTCCGACTCCGTCGACCTCGAGGTCGTCGCCCGCAAGACCCCCGGCTTCACCGGCGCCGATCTGGCGAACGTGCTGAACGAGGCGGCTCTGCTGACCGCGCGCTCGAACGCGCAGCTCATCGACAACCGCGCGCTCGACGAGGCGATCGACCGCGTCATCGCCGGCCCGCAGCGCCGCACCCGCGTGATGAAAGACAAAGAGAAGCTCATCACGGCCTATCACGAGGGCGGTCACGCACTCGCCGCCGCGGCGATGAACCACACCGACCCCGTCACGAAGGTCACGATCCTGCCGCGTGGCAAGGCGCTGGGGTACACGATGGTGCTGCCGCTCGACGACAAGTACTCCGTCACCCGCAACGAGCTGCAGGACCAGCTGACCTACGCCATGGGCGGCCGCGTCGCGGAGGAGATCGTCTTCCACGACCCCACCACCGGCGCGTCGAACGATATCGAGAAGGCGACGAGCATCGCCCGCAAGATGGTCACCGAGTACGGCATGACCAACGAGGTCGGCCCGGTCAAGCTCGGCTCGTCGTCGGGCGAGGTCTTCATGGGCCGCGACATGGGTCACGGCCGCGACTTCTCGGAGCGCATCGCCGAGCGCGTCGACGCCCAGGTGCGCGCGCTGATCGAGCAGGCGCACAACGAGGCCTACCAGGTGATCAACGACAACCGCGACGTGCTCGACCGCCTCGCTCTCGAACTGCTCGAGAAAGAGACGCTCGACCACATCGAGCTCGCCGAGATCTTCAAAGACGTCAAGCGTCTTCCGCCGCGTCCGCAGTGGCTGTCGTCCGGCGACCGCCCGGTCTCGACCCTGCCGCCCGTCGACGTCCCTCGTCGCCCCGCCCCCGCCGGGGTCGCCGCCTCGGTGGAGTCGGAGTCGCAGACCGCGACGCAGGCGCAGCGCCGCCCGAGCGGACAGACGCGACCGGCCACGGCCTAA
- a CDS encoding ATP-binding protein, with product MIHSREQLLHLVPEFTALPAETEWLEFKVDNVEPDMVAERISALSNSARINGRDFGYLIWGVEDSSHKIVGTRFDPATAKKGNEPIEAWLARMINPQVHFEFEVVELRSTRLVVLTIEPASFEPVKFGSTAFVRVGSTTRELSRFPDRERRLWRAFDQRGWEGGTARERLSDETVLTLLDYPSYFQMLGSPPMLNKAGVLDALAADGLISSMPGAGWRISNLGGILLARRLSDFPSLVRKALRVIRYRGTDRFHAVKEQVGGKGYAAGFEGLVEYVNGLLPVHEEIGMALRTSNSPYPPIAIRELIANALIHQDFSISGAGPIVEVFDDRVEISNPGAPIVDPARLIDTAPRSRNEALASILRRMGVCEERGSGWDRVADQVERHHLPAPEVSITSDTTRVTLLSPRTLTEMTAGERAQAVYLHACLNQVARRHTTNSSVRERFGIEERNKATASRLLKDAVARELIAPYDATASPRQMRYVPFWAAREASTPS from the coding sequence TTGATCCACTCGCGAGAGCAGCTGCTGCACCTTGTCCCGGAGTTCACCGCGCTTCCTGCGGAGACCGAGTGGCTGGAATTCAAGGTCGACAACGTCGAGCCCGACATGGTCGCCGAGCGGATCTCAGCGCTCTCCAACTCCGCTCGCATCAACGGGCGAGACTTCGGCTACCTCATCTGGGGCGTCGAAGATTCAAGCCACAAGATCGTTGGGACGCGATTCGATCCAGCTACCGCCAAGAAGGGCAATGAGCCGATCGAGGCGTGGCTCGCGCGCATGATCAACCCCCAGGTGCACTTCGAGTTCGAGGTCGTCGAACTTCGTTCGACTCGCCTCGTGGTCCTCACTATCGAGCCAGCGTCATTCGAACCCGTGAAGTTTGGATCCACCGCCTTCGTGAGGGTCGGATCAACGACGCGTGAGTTGTCCCGGTTTCCGGACCGAGAGCGTCGGCTGTGGCGAGCATTCGACCAGAGGGGCTGGGAAGGCGGAACGGCTAGAGAACGCCTCTCCGATGAGACCGTGCTCACGCTTCTCGACTACCCCAGCTACTTTCAGATGCTCGGATCGCCTCCAATGCTCAACAAGGCAGGTGTGCTTGATGCCCTCGCTGCCGACGGGCTGATCTCTTCGATGCCCGGCGCGGGTTGGCGCATCTCAAACCTGGGCGGGATCCTTTTGGCGCGCCGCCTGAGCGACTTTCCCTCCCTCGTTCGCAAGGCGCTCAGGGTCATCCGATACCGCGGGACAGACCGCTTCCATGCCGTGAAGGAACAGGTAGGGGGCAAGGGCTATGCGGCGGGGTTCGAGGGTCTGGTCGAGTACGTCAACGGGCTACTCCCGGTCCACGAGGAGATCGGAATGGCTCTTCGCACCTCGAACTCGCCGTATCCACCCATCGCAATCCGAGAGCTCATCGCCAATGCTCTGATACACCAGGACTTCAGTATCTCTGGGGCAGGACCGATCGTGGAGGTCTTCGATGACCGCGTCGAGATCTCGAACCCTGGTGCGCCAATCGTCGACCCCGCCCGACTCATCGACACCGCGCCCCGATCTCGAAACGAGGCGCTCGCCAGCATCCTTCGGCGGATGGGTGTTTGCGAAGAACGCGGAAGCGGCTGGGACCGAGTCGCTGATCAAGTGGAACGTCACCACCTGCCCGCTCCAGAAGTGTCGATCACGTCCGACACGACTCGCGTCACGCTGCTCTCCCCTCGAACGCTCACGGAGATGACGGCTGGCGAGAGAGCGCAGGCGGTTTACCTTCACGCCTGCCTGAATCAGGTCGCTCGGCGTCACACCACCAACAGTTCGGTGAGAGAGCGATTCGGTATCGAGGAGCGGAACAAGGCCACCGCATCCCGACTGCTCAAGGACGCAGTAGCGAGAGAACTGATCGCCCCTTATGACGCAACAGCCTCACCACGGCAGATGAGGTATGTGCCGTTCTGGGCGGCCCGGGAGGCGTCAACTCCAAGTTGA
- the hpt gene encoding hypoxanthine phosphoribosyltransferase: MRAADISDDISEVLLTEEQIHEKLAELAQQVVADYSGKDVVLVGVLKGAVMVMADFARHLPMHITMDWMAVSSYGASTRSSGVVQIRKDLDTDITGKHVLIVEDIIDSGLTLSWLLENFASRGAESVEVLALLRKPDAMKVEVDCRYVGFDIPNDFVIGYGLDYAEKYRNLRDVAVLAPHVYS, encoded by the coding sequence ATGCGCGCGGCCGACATCTCCGACGACATCAGCGAAGTCCTCCTCACCGAGGAGCAGATCCACGAGAAGCTCGCCGAACTGGCGCAGCAGGTCGTCGCCGACTATTCCGGCAAAGACGTCGTGCTCGTGGGCGTGCTCAAGGGGGCCGTCATGGTCATGGCCGACTTCGCTCGGCACCTGCCCATGCACATCACGATGGACTGGATGGCCGTGTCGTCGTACGGCGCGAGCACGCGCTCGAGCGGTGTCGTGCAGATCCGCAAAGACCTCGACACCGACATCACCGGCAAGCACGTGCTGATCGTCGAGGACATCATCGACTCCGGCCTCACCCTGAGCTGGTTGCTCGAGAACTTCGCCTCGCGCGGAGCGGAGTCGGTCGAGGTGCTCGCCCTGCTTCGCAAGCCGGATGCCATGAAGGTCGAGGTCGACTGCCGGTACGTGGGTTTCGACATCCCCAACGACTTCGTCATCGGATACGGGCTCGACTACGCCGAGAAGTACCGCAACCTCCGCGACGTGGCGGTGCTCGCGCCGCACGTGTACTCCTGA